A stretch of Podospora bellae-mahoneyi strain CBS 112042 chromosome 5, whole genome shotgun sequence DNA encodes these proteins:
- a CDS encoding hypothetical protein (EggNog:ENOG503P9GI; COG:S): MGPTRRSPNLIEYVWPCGHHDNVLVEKAPGISFVRGDFSLPIAKSPEEFTEEERKGVPGRRKCCRCWASSSLFKPLEVCGECDHAFADCSNCMIVNSSGSREIATSDKRVVGEFDQTPEAWRCGECEAINAFDDDGAFNGFLAPKVADYAEDTACKKCNAPFSEENWVISPFSIYLGTWNGRKVAEGGPWHWNLEWHRDRVGKDHKKEDCYGPRKNGRRRRENPCIKKDFTVEAPKKNEVVPVPVAVPSEPEQTEPSILSTPSDSPSPLPQPPVDEPPGEDQPPASPQLEVEGDEPLDSPGFTIGDYGDDGIPEDHPLYQERHLSNPYDDQTTADLGSYYNPPPTIPYGEDEEDGQTLDDYYQENPPLEDEPDFEPESLEGQPRFEFVVSGPQEHAANEENDDPQSGDITSGADDAEEKGIESDELDLGDVGLEVSTGDQSVAGDESASLQDEEAGLDQEMPVEDNLDENEEHDGQEQVSDGEGVESELDEEVDREQVDQDEAQQDDQHEQIEQDGDQDEEVEQKEFDHGEVHEDEDIAVNDDFISQPQTPIIKDASNDEETRADVDQALDCPLPSTEPEDLVQDDDDAVDSQSIPEDEETQELADAETLSAHQEHDAADDDLAQEHISDSEQYDQASEDGSFQDINQDEVISDNFEEAEYSLKDPESSDGNGERPMGTDYEDFQPGQDEVNDDRLYEQDSPEEDFSRKDRQESEYVAEDEETNVEVDRSPDLVDETVEEEAIHQEDVNLPETNTPENLAHTELSEDDCAEDYYAQGQATPTSDDAFPEDTLETEDGASYDEARSSHAESFDDEFPEEAETSYENASDGKEGLLGQDADEFTPAASDDEQVVDEDGAEMIPEDQEEDLPVEDCPADEDQVQYGEEEALAVEDDDCPLEDADEAIEADRSFENSSVDGGFTSQDLTPVESPIRDEFAEDRVQSDGEYLDEDASQSVEEAVAGQEVDYSSETQDFTHEEAPVDEALYDEDAQDNPPDNDNFVDEDGYASEVPPAEDEICNEEYQSSDQEYFEKDAGFTADDQYDEEPAPEDDEYPEDDQQQFTNGEEEVNTEALDHDAPPYDEDLPLQENEYQPEEEDLIDGERSLPEDFVEEADGEGFVDHDDSEHYDEEIPVGGQEYEEDPAYEEEEYLSQNGDNQFDEVEPVEDGEYAEDDAQYQEEAPVDDGEYAGEDNAQYDEEAPLEDGEYTPQNDEFVDGQRSLDDEVFEGDGIPVDDQPLEDREDEYYDDEHAIDEEAFDEEPLEEESLDEEPTDQEHLDEEPIDKELLDEEPVNDEQVDEEGFEEEVSEEVAHEDEAQPEEPRMTEEELRELEEAFDADFLNTISGDLGVLEIPTADDHITFEELRNQKCAEPEGDGELDPEAEEVFMCEADLEEQQDFDGQEEFEGQDEEEHESQDNFDEQEDLEGQEDLDGDGERSLDIEDEQEYLEDQEHFGDQGELDGNEDLDQQEDFDNQDEYQDQEEPQDDQQFDDDGERGLDLQEDQEDFDRQQDYDDQPEFDGQEDVEGQEELDAQPEFNDQEEDFEGQEEYQGEDGERNVFLEAEEGQDLFEEDQEGEYLSGQDEAAEFEDDFNEDELVSELLDEEDDDDLFTVYDDDEEKFAVEKNMYAILDTPAAAMYGPPGMTHDLGWDEDEDEEEYEEGEEGEEVYGEGEEMYGEEEEVYVEGEPLEEPEYLEDGEGEVEEGEFLDEEDGERELDEDEIAVDEEEYVEEGEEEELSEEEYLEGEEEYAEEEGFEGEEQGEGYDDEHGERGLDEEMEEGEFAEEGEHMEGEEEGEYAEGEEEGGYVEGEEGEYEEGEEGEGEFDPEMDGEFEDGERGLDDDEFMDDEGEYVEEGEFEGEGAEFAEGEEFGEEGEFAEEGEFGEEGDFEDGERGLDEDFDGEGAEGEQEIAEGEYQEDGELANSEEFGDGFADGEAAEGEYAEGEYAEDGLMEEDFAEDGERDEFDEEMGEVVGEELGEGDEYAEEMGDEFGEEGDRGEDMEFGEEEEEAPFGEEAPFEEEPPFEEEPLFEEEPPFEEEPVFEEEAPVEEEVYEEEQIMEEGFDEDPAPMDEEYLDDQGPVEEFGEPEEAMYEDATQDEMYDEGDRTLEPMDTGFEDGYRPEPADEPALEEPSYDPESAYQPEPEPAYEPEPEPEPEPEPAYEPEPEPAYEPESEPAYEPEPEPAIEAEFDRTFEAEPEPEEVYEPEPESVYEPEPEPEVYVEEEIGDYEPELEPEPEFEPEQPMEEKFVDAEGEAFAEDVDFVQEDDVVFDEGFQDEEPVEEAFEEPAAEFYEEPAEEFYEEPVDEFDEEPAEEVYEEPAEEVYEEPLVEEAYEEPVEEVYEEPVEEVYEEPVVEEVYEEPVAEEVYEQPAAEEPVTEELAAEDAYDKPLQEEFGEPIQEVYEEQGPEVYGELNEEPVQDLYEEPAQDVYEELAEEAYEGPIQQENEEPAQDLYEEPSEGVYEQPDGEAYEEHISQPIEEVADEPAYDDSSAEVYEELASQDEDGEPTYDEPSHHEPAYEEPASEEEIVQANEQAAAEVYQEQTYEEPDNEPAVEQVSEQYVEGQICNEATDEYIHEDLEEQQQDATYDEPAQEDFDEPVALDSQEEYQNMVQEPNQEHGQVPVEQSYEEPGQDLYSGQGWGGDLTEDEAPYTDEQPEYHEELHSQPEDDVLPVHPEPTPSYQGPIEDLSPPPSPPLNQPQLEPETREDESETIIVYSDEEVVYPVPQEIHQETSGEPHHTDEQFPRPITPNEDAYGSNALSPSFNNHLKSPAVASNWGRDSQLLSPRPLTPPPEDMQQDVEYVSSPVPGWDASQHRPVTPPDDPHDHEMLSPLTFQQSPLVDSRFTSTEHYHQEQDIEEKDDAYDHTGWAGENAMTSPQTPAEVDHIYPAAWPRPPKFPVQQSTRGFAAPPSPMESAQSPAVDTNTYLSEPDSMSDDRRFSEPEFEIINADTRNLDTYAPVERSPVSHQMPPQSPQRVSKDYSARQTSVSPVRVESVDYQVPHDRPSIKEYMQDETPSPYEDYTYVQPEQIAEEGYDQQQPEYHSYTSSPAIIVQEERVVEQQQYQPPPPPPPPSRPLSLFPKQTHPTEQQTRSANPGLRSNSQDAYQANEPMQLNSVSDNNTQDAATANVTAKHGGNTQRYLWLLPLMATATLGFGMESLEEQYHTSTGKSSGWTFKGLFGFGKQKQSTTETPGSSGNSPIVKQTEQSRPVSQPTPPNATSSRGLNVVQNNTSRTPSLVPQPTNERNVANDTNVEEPALKKKGFFAWFGRRDKTVVTDVEAPSPIPQESYEMQNTRQARALEPTRQSANFGNMATVGRGPQNFQSPQMMAAERPPADKVDEAPKKRGFWARLFGKKSQLQKHSPRASPREAVSGGSPNIDAQQPEKRKGFWARLFSRSKKKTQSTDDIEMGKMNTRDDQIARVGRVKSGSPQLMQGPNRRTSAVGAIVGPNARQQQTPQQWQQTIPEYNEAEFAEPPKPKKKRGLFTRSRAKKAATVKNKNKDKGKGKAAQKTDREWEDIDEQRHEMTPRPPTQPKPARVKKYGAVVGNSGGLAQQHVTGPRQKERGRARTGAAAINPKNWFWMDVYWK, translated from the exons ACAGACAGAGCCATCAATCCTGTCTACACCATCAGACTCGCCATCACCATTACCGCAACCGCCAGTCGATGAGCCTCCAGGAGAAGACCAACCCCCGGCATCCCCACAACTAGAGGTCGAAGGTGACGAACCACTAGACTCACCTGGCTTCACGATCGGGGACTACGGCGATGATGGCATTCCAGAGGACCACCCACTGTATCAAGAGCGACATCTTTCCAACCCATACGATGATCAAACAACAGCTGATCTCGGCTCATACTACAACCCTCCACCGACTATCCCGTacggcgaagacgaagaagatgggcAGACACTTGATGACTACTACCAAGAAAACCCGCCATTGGAAGATGAGCCTGATTTCGAGCCAGAGAGTCTCGAAGGTCAACCACGGTTCGAGTTTGTCGTTTCTGGACCGCAGGAACATGCTGCCAATGAAGAGAATGACGATCCCCAGTCAGGCGATATTACCTCAGGAGCGGATGATGCGGAAGAGAAAGGTATTGAGTCTGATGAGCTCGACCTAGGAGATGTTGGCCTTGAAGTCTCTACTGGTGATCAATCCGTCGCTGGTGATGAATCGGCATCCTTGCAAGATGAAGAGGCTGGTTTGGACCAAGAAATGCCCGTTGAGGATAACCTTGACGAAAATGAAGAGCATGATGGCCAAGAACAGGTTTctgatggcgagggtgttgagtCAGAGCtggatgaagaggttgatCGGGAGCAGGTGGACCAAGACGAGGCTCAGCAGGACGACCAGCACGAGCAAATTGAGCAAGATGGCGATcaagacgaggaggttgaacagAAAGAGTTTGATCACGGCGAGGTCCATGAAGACGAGGATATCGCAGTCAACGACGATTTCATCTCCCAGCCTCAAACCCCCATCATTAAAGATGCATCAAATGACGAAGAGACTCGGGCCGATGTCGACCAGGCACTGGACTGCCCTCTTCCTTCAACGGAACCAGAGGACTTGGTTcaggacgacgacgatgccgTCGATTCTCAGAGCATCCCGGAAGATGAAGAAACCCAAGAGCTCGCCGATGCCGAGACCCTTTCCGCGCACCAAGAACATGACGCCGCCGACGATGACCTCGCCCAGGAGCACATCTCCGACTCTGAGCAGTATGACCAAGCTTCCGAGGATGGAAGCTTCCAAGACATCAACCAGGATGAGGTAATCTCTGACAActttgaggaggcggaaTACAGCTTGAAAGATCCCGAGTCCTCTGATGGGAATGGAGAGCGCCCCATGGGGACCGACTATGAGGATTTTCAGCCTGGCCAGGACGAGGTCAATGATGATAGGCTTTACGAGCAGGATTCCCCTGAGGAGGATTTCTCTCGCAAGGACCGACAGGAAAGCGAATACGtcgccgaggatgaggagacgAACGTAGAGGTGGATCGGTCTCCCGACCTGGTTGATGAGACTGtagaggaggaagccatTCATCAAGAGGATGTAAACCTGCCAGAAACCAACACCCCCGAAAACCTTGCCCATACCGAGCTTTCAGAAGACGACTGCGCTGAAGACTACTACGCGCAAGGTCAGGCTACCCCTACCTCAGACGACGCTTTTCCAGAAGATACCCTCGAAACTGAAGACGGTGCCTCATATGACGAGGCTCGTTCTTCACATGCTGAATCGTTTGATGACGAGTTTcccgaggaggcggagacaTCATATGAGAACGCCTCTGACGGCAAGGAGGGATTATTGGGGCAAGACGCTGATGAATTCACCCCTGCTGCCTCGGATGACGAGCAAGttgtggatgaagatggcgccgAGATGATACctgaagaccaagaagaggatCTTCCAGTGGAAGACTGCCCCGCTGACGAAGATCAAGTCCAAtacggagaggaggaggcccttgctgtggaagatgatgattgTCCTCTGGAAGATGCCGATGAAGCAATCGAGGCTGATCGCTCATTCGAAAACAGTTCTGTCGACGGAGGGTTCACGTCCCAGGATTTGACTCCTGTTGAGAGCCCCATTCGTGACGAGTTCGCAGAGGATCGAGTTCAGTCTGACGGTGAATATCTCGATGAGGACGCTTCTCAGTCcgttgaggaggctgttgccGGCCAAGAAGTCGACTATTCCTCTGAAACCCAGGATTTCACTCATGAAGAGGCACCTGTTGATGAAGCCCTCTACGATGAAGATGCCCAAGACAATCCCCCGGACAACGATAATTTCGTCGACGAAGATGGCTACGCATCTGAAGTACCTCCCGCTGAAGACGAGATTTGCAATGAAGAGTACCAATCCAGCGACCAGGAATACTTCGAAAAAGATGCCGGGTTTACTGCTGACGATCAATACGACGAGGAGCCTGCTCCGGAAGATGATGAATACCCCGAAGATGACCAGCAGCAATTCACcaatggcgaggaagaagtcaACACCGAGGCCCTTGACCACGATGCTCCGCCATACGACGAAGATCTCCCCCTTCAGGAAAATGAGTATCAGCCGGAGGAAGAGGACTTAATCGACGGGGAGCGCTCTCTACCTGAGGATTTTGTCGAAGAAGCTGACGGTGAAGGTTTCGTTGATCACGACGACTCGGAGCATTACGACGAAGAAATTCCTGTTGGAGGCCAAGAATACGAAGAAGACCCCGCCtacgaagaggaagagtaTCTGTCTCAAAACGGCGACAACCAGTTTGACGAAGTGGAACCTGTCGAGGACGGCGAGTACGCTGAGGATGACGCTCAGTATCAGGAGGAAGCACCCGTCGATGACGGCGAATATGCCGGAGAAGACAACGCCCAGTACGATGAAGAGGCTCCTTTGGAAGATGGCGAGTACACCCCACAAAATGACGAATTTGTTGACGGTCAACGCTcgcttgatgatgaggtcttTGAGGGCGATGGCATCCCTGTTGATGATCAGCCACTTGAGGACAGGGAGGATGAGTACTACGACGACGAGCACGCTATTGACGAGGAGGCTTTTGACGAGGAGCCCCTTGAAGAAGAATCCCTTGACGAGGAGCCGACTGACCAAGAACACCTTGATGAAGAGCCGATTGACAAAGAGCTGCTTGACGAAGAGCCCGTTAACGACGAACAGGTCGACGAAGAGGGCTTCGAGGAAGAAGTCTCTGAAGAAGTTGCTCACGAAGACGAAGCTCAGCCTGAAGAACCTCGAATGACCGAAGAAGAGCTCCGTGAACTTGAGGAAGCCTTTGACGCCGACTttctcaacaccatctcTGGTGACTTGGGTGTTCTCGAGATCCCTACCGCTGACGATCACATCACCTTTGAGGAGCTTCGCAATCAGAAATGTGCAGAGccagaaggagatggagagctTGATCCCGAAGCTGAGGAGGTCTTTATGTGCGAAGCCGACCTCGAAGAGCAACAAGACTTCGACGGCCAGGAAGAGTTTGAGGGtcaagacgaggaggagcacgAAAGCCAAGACAACTTTGATGAACAAGAAGACTTGGAAGGCCAAGAGGATCtcgacggcgacggcgagcGCTCCCTGGATATTGAAGATGAGCAGGAATATCTTGAAGATCAAGAACACTTTGGCGACCAGGGTGAACTTGATGGGAATGAAGACCTCGATCAGCAAGAGGACTTTGACAACCAAGATGAGTACCAAGACCAGGAAGAGCCCCAAGACGATCAGCAGTtcgacgacgatggcgagCGTGGGTTGGATCTTCAGGAGGACCAAGAAGACTTCGACCGTCAGCAAGATTATGACGACCAACCGGAATTTGATGGCCAAGAGGACGTTGAAGGTCAGGAGGAACTCGACGCACAACCAGAATTCAACGACCAGGAAGAGGACtttgaaggccaagaagaataCCAAGGCGAAGATGGCGAACGCAATGTCTTCCTCGAAGCCGAGGAAGGACAAGACCTGtttgaagaagaccaagaaggtgaATACCTCTCCGGTCAAGACGAAGCTGCTGAGTTCGAAGACGACTTCAATGAGGACGAGCTTGTCTCTGAGTTGCtcgacgaagaagatgacgacgacctcTTCACCGTctacgatgacgacgaggaaaagTTTGCTGTTGAGAAGAATATGTATGCTATTCTTGATACTCCTGCTGCGGCGATGTATGGTCCGCCTGGTATGACTCACGACCTTGgctgggatgaggatgaggatgaggaggagtatgaggagggagaggagggagaggaggtgtacggggagggagaggagatgtatggggaggaagaggaggtgtATGTTGAGGGTGAGCCGTTGGAAGAACCAGAGTAtctcgaggatggtgagggtgaagttgaagagggggaattccttgacgaggaagatggtgagcgggagcttgatgaggacgagattgcagtggacgaggaggagtatgttgaggagggtgaagaggaggagctctCTGAAGAAGAGTACCtcgaaggcgaggaagagtacgctgaagaggaaggctttgaaggggaggagcaaGGTGAGGGCTATGATGACGAGCATGGCGAGCGCGgcttggatgaggagatggaagaaggtgagtttgccgaggagggtgagcacatggagggtgaggaggaaggtgagtatgctgaaggtgaagaagaaggtgggtacgtggaaggcgaggagggtgaatatgaggaaggtgaagagggcgagggcgaatTTGATCCAGAAATGGACGGTGAgtttgaggatggtgagcgtggtttggatgatgacgagtttatggacgacgagggagagtatgttgaggagggagaattTGAAGGTGAAGGTGCAGAGTTTGCCGAAGGCGAGGAATttggcgaagaaggagagtttgctgaggagggtgaatttggtgaggagggcgactTTGAAGACGGTGAGCGGGGTCTGGACGAGGACTTCGATGGCGAGGGTGCGGAAGGGGAACAAGAGATTGCCGAAGGTGAGTACCAGGAAGACGGTGAGCTCGCCAATAGTGAGGAATTCGGGGATGGATTCGCAGATGGCGAGGCTGCTGAGGGTGAATATGCTGAGGGTGAATATGCTGAGGATGGTTTGATGGAAGAAGACTTcgccgaggatggcgagc GTGATGAGTTCGACgaagagatgggggaggttgtgggcgaagagcttggagaaggcgaCGAATATGCTGAGGAGATGGGTGATGAGTTTGGCGAAGAGGGCGATCGGGGCGAAGACATGGagtttggagaggaggaagaggaagcccCATTCGGGGAGGAAGCCCCATTTGAGGAGGAACCTCcatttgaggaggagcctcTATTTGAGGAAGAGCCTCCATTTGAGGAAGAACctgtgtttgaggaggaggctccagtggaggaggaagtatatgaggaggagcagatcATGGAAGAGGGGTTTGACGAAGACCCAGCTCCCATGGACGAGGAGTATCTGGATGACCAGGGCCCAGTTGAAGAGTTTGGTGAACCAGAAGAAGCCATGTACGAGGATGCCACTCAGGACGAAATGTATGACGAAGGCGACCGCACCTTGGAACCCATGGATACCGGTTTTGAAGACGGTTACAGGCCAGAGCCCGCGGACGAACCAGCATTGGAAGAGCCCTCATACGACCCGGAGTCCGCCTACCAGCCGGAGCCTGAGCCAGCCTATGAGCCGGAGCctgagccggagccggagcctgAACCAGCATATGAGCCCGAGCCAGAACCAGCGTATGAGCCCGAGTCCGAACCAGCATATGAACCCGAACCTGAACCAGCAATTGAGGCTGAGTTTGACCGTACCTTCGAAGCAGAGCCTGAACCTGAAGAAGTCTATGAGCCTGAACCGGAGTCGGTATATGAACCGGAGCCAGAGCCTGAGGTGTAtgtagaggaggagattggtgACTATGAGCCAGAACTGGAACCAGAACCAGAGTTTGAACCCGAACAGCCCATGGAAGAGAAGTTTGTCGATGCTGAAGGCGAAGCATTTGCGGAAGACGTTGACTTCGTGCAAGAGGATGATGTGGTATTCGACGAGGGCTTTCAAGATGAGGAGCCAGTCGAAGAAGCATTTGAAGAGCCAGCTGCGGAGTTCTATGAGGAGCCAGCTGAGGAGTTTTACGAAGAACCAGTAGACGAGTTTGACGAGGAACCGGCTGAGGAGGTGTACGAAGAACCGGCTGAGGAGGTGTATGAAGAACCCCTTGTTGAAGAGGCGTATGAAGAACCAGTTGAGGAGGTTTACGAAGAGCcagtggaggaggtgtaCGAAGAGccggttgttgaagaggtgtACGAAGAACCCGTTGCTGAAGAGGTGTATGAGCAGCCTGCTGCAGAGGAGCCTGTTACAGAGGAGCTTGCTGCAGAAGATGCGTATGATAAGCCTCTTCAAGAGGAGTTTGGAGAGCCAATTCAGGAGGTATATGAGGAACAGGGGCCAGAGGTGTACGGGGAGTTGAATGAGGAGCCTGTTCAAGATCTATATGAAGAGCCGGCTCAGGATGTGTAtgaggagctggccgaggaagccTACGAGGGGCCGATTCAGCAGGAGAATGAGGAGCCGGCGCAGGACTTGTATGAGGAGCCAAGTGAGGGGGTATACGAGCAGCCTGATGGGGAGGCATATGAGGAGCATATTTCACAGCCCATTGAAGAGGTTGCTGACGAACCTGCCTATGATGATTCTTCCGCGGAGGTTTACGAGGAGCTAGCATCTCAAGATGAAGACGGTGAGCCGACATACGATGAGCCATCTCACCACGAACCAGCATATGAGGAGCCAGCTTCCGAGGAAGAGATTGTCCAAGCAAACGAGCAAGCCGCTGCAGAAGTATACCAGGAACAGACCTACGAAGAACCAGACAATGAACCAGCAGTCGAGCAGGTATCGGAACAGTACGTTGAAGGCCAAATATGCAACGAAGCGACAGATGAATATATCCATGAGGACCTCGAagagcaacagcaagatGCGACATACGACGAACCAGCCCAAGAGGATTTCGATGAGCCAGTTGCCCTAGATTCCCAAGAGGAGTATCAGAATATGGTCCAAGAGCCAAATCAGGAACATGGCCAAGTCCCAGTGGAACAAAGCTACGAGGAGCCAGGGCAAGACCTGTATTCTGGAcaaggctggggaggtgatcTGACAGAAGACGAAGCCCCATACACTGACGAGCAGCCCGAATATCATGAAGAACTTCATTCTCAACCAGAGGATGACGTTCTGCCCGTCCACCCCGAGCCCACGCCGTCTTATCAAGGGCCAATTGAAGATCTCtcgcctcccccatccccaccgcTAAACCAACCACAGCTGGAACCCGAGACCCGGGAGGATGAGAGCGAGACGATCATCGTTTATTCTGATGAAGAGGTGGTCTATCCCGTGCCACAAGAGATTCATCAGGAGACCTCTGGAGAGCCCCATCACACAGACGAGCAGTTCCCTCGCCCAATCACCCCAAATGAAGACGCCTACGGATCCAATGCACTCTCTCCATCCTTCAACAACCATCTGAAGAGCCCTGCAGTTGCTTCTAACTGGGGACGTGACTCGCAGCTACTATCTCCAAGACCGCTCACCCCGCCACCCGAAGATATGCAACAAGATGTCGAGTATGTCTCGAGCCCAGTGCCTGGATGGGATGCAAGCCAACACAGACCCGTGACGCCGCCTGATGACCCTCACGATCACGAGATGCTCTCACCTCTTACCTTTCAGCAAAGCCCACTGGTCGATAGTCGATTCACTTCCACCGAGCACTATCACCAGGAACAGGATATCGAGGAAAAAGATGATGCTTACGACCATACGGGCTGGGCTGGTGAGAACGCAATGACTTCGCCACAAACCCCTGCGGAGGTTGACCACATATACCCTGCTGCTTGGCCTAGACCACCAAAGTTTCCCGTTCAACAAAGCACCCGTGGATTTGCCGCACCCCCCAGTCCGATGGAAAGCGCTCAGTCCCCCGCAGTTGATACTAACACTTACTTGTCGGAGCCTGATTCCATGAGCGACGATCGACGATTCTCGGAACCTGAGTTTGAGATCATAAATGCGGATACCAGAAATCTCGACACATACGCCCCGGTTGAGCGTTCTCCAGTCTCCCACCAAATGCCACCTCAGTCACCACAACGTGTTTCCAAGGATTATTCTGCCCGTCAAACATCAGTGTCTCCGGTGCGAGTGGAATCGGTGGATTACCAAGTTCCTCATGATCGGCCATCCATAAAAGAGTACATGCAAGATGAAACACCAAGCCCATACGAAGATTACACCTATGTCCAACCAGAGCAGattgcggaggagggctacgaccaacagcagccagaGTATCATAGCTATACATCATCACCCGCCATTATCGTGCAGGAGGAGAGAGTTGTCGAGCAACAACAatatcaacctccccctccacctccacctccaagcCGCCCACTGAGTCTCTTTCCCAAGCAAACGCACCCAACGGAGCAACAGACTCGAAGTGCCAACCCAGGGCTAAGATCCAACAGTCAGGACGCATATCAGGCCAACGAACCAATGCAGCTGAACAGTGTCTCGGATAACAACACTCAAGACGCGGCAACAGCCAATGTCACTGCTAAGCACGGCGGCAACACCCAAAGGTACTTATGGCTGCTTCCTCTCATGGCTACAGCAACGCTTGGATTTGGCATGGAATCACTCGAGGAGCAGTATCATACCTCCACCGGCAAATCATCTGGGTGGACATTTAAGGGTCTCTTTGGATTTGGCAAGCAAAAGCAGAGTACCACAGAAACGCCCGGGAGCAGCGGCAACTCTCCGATTGTCAAGCAGACGGAGCAATCTCGGCCAGTTTCTCAACCGACGCCTCCCAACGCGACAAGTTCTCGCGGACTGAATGTTGTGCAAAACAACACTTCACGGACACCTAGCCTAGTGCCTCAGCCGACCAACGAGCGGAACGTTGCCAACGACACCAACGTTGAGGAACCtgcgctgaagaagaagggcttCTTCGCATGGTTCGGCCGACGCGACAAGACTGTGGTCACCGATGTTGAAGCCCCCAGTCCGATCCCTCAAGAGTCATACGAAATGCAGAACACTCGCCAGGCCCGCGCCCTGGAGCCTACACGACAAAGCGCCAACTTCGGCAACATGGCAACAGTCGGGCGTGGCCCACAGAATTTCCAGTCGCCTCAGATGATGGCAGCCGAACGGCCTCCCGCCGACAAGGTTGACGAAGCACCTAAAAAGCGAGGATTCTGGGCCCGGTTATTTGGCAAGAAGTCTCAACTACAAAAGCATTCACCACGAGCCAGCCCGCGCGAGGCCGTCTCGGGTGGTTCACCTAATATCGACGCTCAGCAACCGGAGAAAAGGAAGGGCTTCTGGGCCAGACTGTTCTCTCGTTCCAAGAAAAAGACCCAGTCTACCGACGACATCGAAATGGGCAAGATGAACACCCGGGACGACCAAATAGCCCGTGTGGGTCGTGTCAAGTCTGGCAGCCCGCAACTCATGCAAGGTCCAAACAGACGCACTTCCGCGGTTGGGGCCATTGTTGGACCTAAtgctcgccagcagcagacaCCTCAGCAATGGCAACAGACCATACCTGAATACAACGAAGCTGAGTTTGCCGAGCCACCCAAACctaagaagaagaggggcTTGTTCACTCGTTCAAGAGCGAAGAAAGCAGCTACTGTCAAGAACAAAAACAAGGAcaaaggaaaggggaaggcAGCGCAGAAAACTGACCGAGAGTGGGAAGACATCGACGAGCAGAGACATGAGATGACTCCCCGTCCACCAACTCAACCCAAGCCTGCTAGAGTAAAGAAGTATGGAGCGGTTGTGGGTAACAGTGGGGGACTTGCGCAGCAGCATGTCACTGGTCCGAGACagaaggagagagggagggctAGGACGGGCGCGGCGGCTATTAATCCGAAAAACTGGTTTTGGATGGATGTTTACTGGAAGTAA